From the Saccharomyces paradoxus chromosome XIV, complete sequence genome, one window contains:
- the MSB3 gene encoding Rab GTPase-activating protein MSB3 (Rab GTPase-activating protein~similar to YNL293W) codes for MQNDQQRFSLQNRTVLTHPYKRLGGAFTVKSPSVPNFHDRMHSDHSSSDSALVNGNTRGNDHRSVEPSCLGQVSPSEHDGNLSVIDLYGDEVESQRAEVEDDDNYDNNDNEDLEEVHSDDLDLVPDEGNRQRVDGATNATSANSNGVKNTHFDRYGFKKQNNYISEAEYDKWWVEYSQYCVRRKHKWQLLLEKSGLPVTDDSPSRFPSKSERLKRYVRKGIPAEWRGNAWWHFARGQEKLNKNKGVYSQLLQKMKQIKKQNPNEKQVQDLDIIERDLNRTFPDNLHFQSGSHNKEGPPIIKSLRRVLVAFSLYNPKIGYCQSMNFLAGLLLLFLDEERAFWMLVIITSRYLPGVHNINLEGVNIDQGVLMLCVKEYIPEVWSYIKPSIDHHQKNNKTFSPSNSKVLFNMQKNEFLYRLPPITLCTASWFMSCFVGVVPIETTLRIWDCLFYEESHFLFKVSLAVLKMSEHELSKIKPRNNSLNYSWGTNLNQRGGSMGQEDSDMEIFQVIQTFPKTLLNPNEIFEKIIFKRRFNLNRLDQDEIDRCRKFVAAQRLKFKTYGELLGNSTSESDLPINNNNNTDNKGIHITSDAVNEALSSEVYGFKKSLAGVHWNNSIKEKVKQMRKKKDRND; via the coding sequence ATGCAGAACGATCAACAGAGGTTCTCCCTGCAAAATAGGACGGTACTGACGCATCCATACAAAAGGCTAGGAGGGGCATTTACGGTGAAATCACCGTCTGTTCCCAACTTTCATGATAGAATGCATTCTGATCATAGTTCCAGCGACTCAGCACTGGTAAATGGGAACACTAGAGGGAATGATCATCGTTCTGTTGAACCGAGTTGTTTGGGCCAAGTTTCCCCGTCTGAACATGATGGAAACTTAAGCGTTATTGACTTATATGGGGACGAAGTGGAGTCTCAACGTGCCGAAGTAGAGGATGATGACAACTACgacaataatgataacGAAGATCTGGAGGAGGTGCACAGCGATGACCTCGATTTGGTCCCTGATGAAGGCAATCGTCAACGTGTAGACGGTGCTACTAATGCCACAAGTGCGAATTCTAATGGTGTCAAAAATACGCATTTTGATCGGTACGGGTTCAAGAAACAGAATAATTACATATCTGAAGCAGAATACGATAAGTGGTGGGTGGAATACTCGCAGTATTGTGTTCGTCGTAAACACAAGTGGCAACTGCTGTTAGAGAAAAGTGGGTTGCCAGTGACGGATGACTCTCCTTCACGATTTCCGTCGAAGAGTGAACGGCTAAAACGATATGTTAGAAAGGGCATTCCAGCGGAATGGAGAGGAAATGCGTGGTGGCATTTCGCTAGAGGGCAAGAGAAGTTaaacaagaacaaaggCGTCTATTCACAACTTCTGCAAAAGATGAAGCAAATCAAGAAGCAAAACCCCAATGAAAAACAAGTTCAAGACTTAGATATTATTGAACGTGACTTGAATAGAACTTTTCCGGACAATTTACATTTTCAAAGTGGCTCGCATAACAAAGAGGGGCCTCCAATTATAAAATCTTTGCGCCGAGTGCTTGTTGCGTTCTCACTTTACAACCCGAAGATTGGTTATTGTCAGTCTATGAACTTTCTAGCAGGCttgctattgttatttttagaCGAGGAAAGAGCCTTTTGGATGCTAGTTATTATTACTTCAAGATATCTACCGGGGGTGCATAATATTAATTTGGAAGGTGTTAACATTGACCAAGGGGTACTGATGCTATGTGttaaagaatatattccAGAAGTTTGGTCGTACATTAAGCCTTCCATTGACCaccaccaaaaaaataacaaaacTTTCTCTCCGTCCAATAGCAAAGTTCTATTCAATATGCAAAAGAATGAGTTTTTGTATAGGCTTCCCCCAATCACCTTGTGTACTGCGAGCTGGTTTATGAGTTGTTTTGTGGGTGTGGTACCGATAGAGACCACACTTAGAATATGGGATTGTCTGTTTTACGAGGAATCgcattttttgttcaaagtTTCGTTGGCTGTCTTAAAAATGAGTGAGCATGAGCTTTCGAAAATAAAACCCCGTAACAATTCGTTGAACTATTCTTGGGGAACTAATTTGAACCAGAGAGGCGGGTCAATGGGTCAAGAAGATAGCGAtatggaaatttttcaggTCATACAGACATTCCCTAAGACATTATTGAATccaaatgaaatttttgagaaaatcatttttaaaagaagattCAATTTAAATAGGTTAGATCAGGATGAAATAGACAGATGTCGAAAATTTGTTGCCGCTCAACGTCTCAAATTCAAGACATATGGCGAACTTCTTGGAAATTCAACATCAGAGTCAGATTTACCAAttaataacaacaacaatacaGATAATAAGGGTATCCACATAACGAGCGATGCAGTCAATGAAGCATTATCTTCAGAGGTATATGGATTTAAAAAGAGCCTAGCTGGAGTTCATTGGAATAATAGCATCAAGGAGAAAGTTAAGCAgatgagaaagaaaaaggacaGGAATGACTAA